One part of the Sphingobium yanoikuyae genome encodes these proteins:
- a CDS encoding DUF2061 domain-containing protein, with protein MSLDLIKTATYLSIHLTVGFTVAYLMTGSVALAGGIALVEPMVNAVAFFFHEQAWKRFTARPPRDAGRDWMRGQAAIA; from the coding sequence ATGTCGCTCGATCTCATCAAGACCGCCACCTATTTGTCGATCCACCTGACCGTGGGCTTCACCGTCGCCTATCTGATGACCGGATCGGTCGCACTGGCCGGCGGCATCGCGCTGGTCGAACCGATGGTCAATGCGGTCGCCTTCTTCTTCCACGAACAGGCGTGGAAGCGCTTCACCGCCCGGCCGCCACGCGATGCCGGACGCGACTGGATGCGCGGTCAGGCGGCGATCGCCTGA
- a CDS encoding peptidylprolyl isomerase — protein sequence MPSVACRLAVFLFALLPGLANAQPANRPTPGYTRVAIDTSVGTIIVAVDQRRAPLTSANFLAYADDQRLDGTVFYRAARRKSDPKFGLIQGGIDTDLRRALPPVRHEPTSQTGIRHLDATLSMARPDRPNSASGNFFITVGPTPRMDAQGSSIGYAAFGHVVAGMDVVRRILAVPTCCGTGPMRGQMIVKPITIRHVRRLDGKARPTGKVKPWLIPRAKPRPKQ from the coding sequence ATGCCTTCTGTTGCCTGCCGTCTTGCCGTTTTCCTGTTCGCCCTGTTACCCGGTCTGGCCAACGCCCAACCCGCCAATCGGCCGACCCCCGGCTACACGCGGGTGGCGATCGATACGTCGGTCGGTACGATCATCGTGGCGGTCGACCAGCGTCGCGCTCCCCTGACCAGCGCCAATTTCCTGGCCTATGCCGACGACCAGCGGCTCGACGGCACGGTTTTCTACCGCGCTGCGCGGCGCAAGAGCGATCCCAAGTTCGGGCTGATCCAGGGCGGGATCGATACCGACCTGCGCCGGGCCTTGCCGCCGGTCCGGCATGAGCCGACCAGCCAGACCGGGATCAGGCATCTCGACGCGACCCTGTCGATGGCCCGGCCGGACCGGCCCAATTCGGCATCAGGCAATTTCTTCATCACGGTAGGCCCGACGCCGAGGATGGACGCGCAGGGCAGTTCCATCGGCTATGCCGCCTTTGGCCATGTGGTGGCCGGCATGGATGTGGTGCGTCGCATCCTGGCGGTGCCGACCTGTTGCGGCACCGGGCCGATGCGCGGGCAGATGATCGTCAAGCCGATCACCATCCGGCATGTGCGAAGGCTGGACGGCAAGGCGCGGCCGACCGGCAAGGTGAAGCCCTGGCTGATCCCGCGCGCCAAGCCGCGGCCGAAGCAGTGA